Within the Salinimonas marina genome, the region AAGACCTTGAAATCGCGAAGACAGCAGAGTAGGGGGGTAAAAGTGACTGTCCTTATTTGTTCATTCCGGATCCTGGGTCGAAGGTTGAATTTGTCTTTAGGCGAACGGCATTGTACAAATAATAGAGCGTCCGAAAAGAATGAAATGTCCGCGTGGGTATCAGTATTGTAACTTATTGAATATTAATTAATTGAACGGGGCTCATTAAAGTGACTGAAAAAAGGAAAGCAATATGAAACAACCAGCTAGACGCAGATTTTTATCTTTTGCCGGTATGGGGCCGGTGCTTTGTGCGCAGCATCGGCAGTTACTGTCAAAGCCCATGACACCGCTCCGTGTGAAGAGGTGTGGCCTGTGGTTCATATGGTGTATTTCTGGCTGAAAAATCCTGAATCAGAAGCAGATCAACAGGCCCTTGTGGAAGGTTTAAACAGTTTACGTGAGATTGAGCATATACAGGCATTGCATGTTGGCGTTCCGGCAGATACGGCCCCCCGAGATGTAATTGATAGCAGCTATCAGGTGTCTGAGATGATGATGTTTAAAAGTATTGATGATCAGAATGCATATCAAAACCATCCACTACACAAAAAATTTATAGAAGAATACAGCCATCTTTGGAAAAAAGTTGTGGTTTACGACTCTGTGAGCGCATTGCCACCTTCAGGCTGAACAAGTTTGTATGATGGAGTAATACGCTCAGAGTAGAGTGAATTCAGCGCTGAAGAGAGGACCGGTGAATACAAGACAGTCACTACCCGTATCTGCGCTGAATGTAGGTTGTAGTGCATACAGGCATCCACTCATACTTAGTGTGATGCAGCAATATCAACGTCTAATTTGCAGCTTAAGCTTAAAAAACAGTGAGATTAAATACCCTAGAAGAAAAAGGGAAACGTTCAACACTAAATGATGTAAATGCTCCAGGTAGTAGTAGAAAAACTAGCCTGATTAGGCAAAGTTGTATTTCAAATTTTTCTTGCGTGCCGACTTTAGCTTTTCCAGGCAGACGGTGGTTTTAAATTCTGTTTCGATTGCGCAGACGAATGCAGTCCAGTCAGCATGCTGCAACCCCACGCGGATAAGGATTGGAGAGGCGGTATCGCCAATTTTGCCTCGCTTTTCGGGGTGAAAGTAACGGCCTGTCTGTTCCACAAGGGCGAAATACTCCTCGAGTCGAAAAGGTAATCCGGCAGGCATATTCGCTCTAGGGTTACCAGCGAAAGGAAATAAGCGGGTGGGCTGGTAATGTGACTTAGCGGCTTCAATCCGTTTTTTTATACTGGTATGCGTAGATTCTTCGGGCGTATTCGCTAAACAGGCGCGTACGGGATTTAGATCAACATACGCCATGCAAGCTGCTAACGCAGCTTCATCCATGAGAGCCTGAGACTTAAATCGTCCTTCCCAGAAGTGACCCGTACAGCCGTCTTCTTTGTTCGCATGCCGTGCAATGTACTCATTCAGCAACCGCATAAACCAGCTTATATCAAACAAACGATTGCGATAAACTTCGGCAAGATCTCTTACGGTTTCTTTTTCTGCAGCAGATAATGCATCACTTTCAGCTGGGTTTATATACCGCTGAGCTAACAACATGCCTTTGTAGAGTTTGTGCCAGCGCCTGATAACTTCAGATACTGATAGCGAATCCGCTTTTTCCTTGTTGATGTGTAATACCACATGGGTGTGGTTGCTCATTACCGCGTAGGCACACACATCCACACAGAATACGTCCGCCAGAAACAATAGGCGTTTTTCTACCCACCCACGACGGTGCTCATAGCTTTTTCTCGTTAGCTTATCCACGCCACATAAGTATGCGCTACGTACGCAGCGAGAGACACAGTGGTAGTAGGGTGTCTCTGACAGATTAATAAGGCATTTACGGGGTCTGGGCATGAAGTTAAATAATTCCTGATTGAATAATTCAATTGTGCAGGAGTTTTTCGTAAATCCAACTGTACCTGAGGATGGAGAGTGAGTGTCTTTTCAATTCTTAGTGCTAAGTCTGCGGGGGGCTCGTGGTCAGTGAGGATAGACAGAAGATGAGACAGTCACTCATTGTGCGCTATTTTGCATCTGTAATGAAAGATTACTAATAACAATAGTATGCCCGCCGATTTTGCTGTGTATTGTGCAGTATGAACGTTATAGTAGGCAAAGCTAAGTATCTGACCAATGGCCGATTGTCCTGACAAAGTCGGCCTGTGCCACCGGAAACTACCCGGCTTACTTATTCATGCCGGTTTACGGAGATCATGATTTTGTTGTATTCATTTTCCAGCTTGCTGATAGTAGCGGTGCTGTTTAGTGCGATAGTACTGACCAATGAGGTGGGGTTTCGCCTTGGTCGCTTTGTGCAACGGCATACCGATGAGGAGGTTAAATCCTATACTGGGTCGATTCAGGCCAGCATATTAGGTTTGCTGGCATTGCTACTAGGGTTTACCTTTAGCATGGCGATGCAGCGTTTTGACCAGCGCAGCATGGCACTTATCGATGAAGCTAACGCGATTGGCACGGTTCAGTTACGTGTAGAGCTGCTACCGGCGCAAATGCAACCCACCGCAGAAAAACTGCTGGATACCTATCTCGATTTGCGACTGGCGGTGGCGACCTTGCCCATGAATGAACAGGATGAGCAGCAATCATTGTTAACCCAAACCTCACAGTTACAGCAAAAGCTATGGCAGCTGGTACGCGAAGCCGCAGAGCAGGACCCGAGGCCGGTTACCACCGGCATGATGATCACGGCATTGAACGCCATGTTTGATGCTCAGGGCAAACGCAATGCAGTACTACACATGCAAGTTCCGCAAATTGTGTTGCTGGTGCTATTCGCGGTATTCACCATTGCCGGTGGCATGATGGGATACTCAGCTGGCTTAAGCGGTCATCGGATTATTATGCCAATCTTACTAGTGGCACTCATCATTACACTCATTGTATTTTTAATTATTGATTTAGACCGCCCGCGCCAGGGAATCATCCAGGTTGACCAACACCCAATGATGGCATTACCGCGGCTTTCCGAAACATAGTCCAGCTAAGGTTTATTTGTCACCAAACTCCTTGGTTACATGTAGAGATACCGGGCGTAGTGGTCGCATTCGAAAAGTGCGCGTACATAGGCATGCTTTGATCAGTTAATAATGCCAGATGATTGCAATGATAAGTGACTGTCTGTATCTGCACTATGAAAAGTGACTGTCCTTATATGCTTATATGCTGCAGGTCGCTAGGTACACTTGAGACAGAGTTTGCCAAAACTGCTGTTCACAGAGCATCCGCTGGTGGTGAGCGGGCCCGATAGGATAACGCTGGCTTAATAAATACAGGATATATTATGTTACTGACTTTATGGTTATCTACCTTATTTTTGATATTAATTACTTTAATTCCGCTTTCTCGCCAGTCTCACTGGATAGTCCGAGGCATGGACTTCCCCCGTGTGCAAATCGCAAGTTGCCTCGGCGTCATTCTTGTAGCTGATTTAATACTCTTAGACTTATCGTCAATCTTTACGTGGGGCTTGGTGTTATTAGCCGCTATTTGTTTGGCCTATCAATTATGGTGGATATTACCTTATACCCCGCTTTGGAAGAGCGAAGTAAAAAGCATAGATGCAGAAATAAAGGATGAAGACAAGATACGCATTATGACATCGAATGTGCTCACGCCTAATCGTAAGGCGCATTTATTGATTGAGCTTGTCGAAAAACACCAGCCCGATGTGCTTGTTACGCTTGAATCTGATCAATGGTGGGAAGATCATTTAAAGCCGATAGAGTCGAGCATGCCGCATACTGTGAAATGCCCGCTTGATAATCTTTATGGCATGCACCTTTACTCCCGTTTACCGATAAAAGATGTAGACTTAAAATATCTTGTGGAAGAAGACGTACCCTCCATCCATTGTTTAATACAAATGCGCAATGGTCATAAAATAAGGGCGCACTTTGTTCACCCCGCGCCGCCTAGCCCTACTGAAAACGAAGAGTCATCAGAAAGGGATGCTGAACTAATAATAGTTGGGCGCAGTGTAGCGAATAGCGATGAACCAACTATTGTTACCGGCGATCTTAATGATGTAGCCTGGTCTCCCACCACACACCTTTTTCGAAAGGTCAGTAAGTTGCTTGACCCCCGAATTGGCAGAGGCATGTTCAATACTTTCCATGCCACGTATCCGTTCCTCCGCTGGCCGTTAGACCACATATTTCATAGCGACCACTTCACGCTAAGCCATATGCAGCGACTGCCTTGGATTGGCTCAGATCATTTCCCTTTGTTAACAGAAATGGCATTTCAGCCGGTGGTAGGCGCGCCTCAACAAGGCGTTGAGTCAGATGAAGACGATGAGGAACAAGCAGATGATATCGTCGATGATGAAGATGTCAGCAAGGAAGACGTCCCTAATCCTGGTAGTAAATGACAAAGTAAAATAAAGATGTCACGTTGGTTGGGGCCCCTCGCCCAACATATAACGTCGTCACTCATTGTCTACACGCCTTAGCAGATCCTGTATTTGTGACTGTTAAGGCCGAGTGACGCCAAAGTTTTACGAGAATTACCATTCGAGTTGTCTAAGGGGGAATTTTTTGCGGCCGAGGTGTATAAAGTTTTTGTCTGCTCCTTAATCGGAACATGAAGCTTTGAAATGTTGTGTTTCTCAAAGATCCTCATCAACATCGTAGATATCCTCTGACTTCAAGGGATATTCAAGTAAGCACGCACAGGGCAGACTCTCTGATTATGAGTACAACTAATCAAAGGAGTGTTGTAGTGGCCCGACTCAAAAAAGTGCCTGTCCATTCTTGCCTTCATCCTTCATCGCTTCTACTTCTAAGAGCTTGTCAGCCAGCATCTTTTTCAGCTTGTTGTTCTCAGACTCAAGCTCTTTTAAGCGCTTGGCTTCGTTAACCTCCAGGCCCGCATACTTGCTGCGCCAATTATAAAAAGTCCCCGACGAAATACCCATCTCACGGCAGATGTCGTCCACCTTTGCGCCAGCCTCATGCTGCTTGATGGCCTTGATAATTTGTTCTTCGCTGTAGCGTTTTTTCATTTTGAGATCTCCATTCTCTCCAGTTTATTGGAAATCTCATCAATGTCATGGTGTTATTTTTGAGGGAGAAGTCATACTGAATCACCGATGAGTCAATTTCATAGAGAGTAATACAGGTACGAAAAGTTTGGCTTACGGTTTGAGAAAAACTATATATTTTCTCGCGGAGGAAGACCTGTTATCTATCAACCCAAATGCGATTACGAACTGCTTCCAAACTCTCTAAAATGGAGACATGTCACATTTGATCCACCAAAAGTTGATTTTACATGGGAGAGAGAGTGGCGCATTGAGTCTGAAGGTCTAAAAATTGAACCAGAAAATGTAACCTTTATTGTGCCACATGAGGGTTATGGCCAATGCTTAAGTACTACCTATTATTTGAAGGAGTATCGAGAGGTAATAAATGCAGTATTAGAAGATGAACCATCATCTCATTTATTACCCAAAAACTATAAGTTCATGGTAATTTGAAAATATAACTAACCAAGTCATAGGGACATTATCACGTAGGCTTTCGTCACTTCGTTCCTTATTTTAGCCTACGTGTTACTGCCCCTTCTTCGGGCGTTATTCACAAATCAGTCAGTTGCCATGCTTTTAGGAACTGCTATAAGGCAAGGAGAAATGGGTGTCTTTACTCACAAGATTTGATTCCGCACAATTACGGGCAATATTGCGTACTTCTAACTATTGGTCAACGTTTAATCGAAATGATTACCCTGTACGGATACAAGATGCGCTTAAACACTTATATCGATGGATTAAATGTCCTTGCGAAGAGTCCTGTGAATGTAAGTCTTTCGGATGTACTCACCATTGGGTACGAGATAACGAATGTGGCTTCGAAGAGCATTATAGACATTTTTTGTCCTGCTATGTTGATGTACGAGCGCATGACTCTGTGCGCAATGGCCGCAGGTCAGGTCGCGGGTTAAACGCGGTGGTTGCTACGGAACGGATTCGGCAGCATTGGAATGAAATACAAGAAGTCTGTCGAGTCGAGACAAAAACATCTTTGATCTGTAGCAATTGGCAATGTGAGTATCTCGCCAATATTGCTCGTACATTTCGACCATCGGGCGAAAACATATATTTATCAAAGTGGATGTCATTGTTGAATATGGGAGTCTATGTTGCTTACGACAACGGAAGCGTTTCACTCCTTAATAGAGACTACGGTAATCCAGAGAATTATCAAATACTTATTGAACGTTTTCGCACTAACCTGATTAGTCATATGCAGAAGAACCAAATTACTATAAATGACTTTTTGTTGCTGGATGACCCTAGTGAGTTTTACAACTCTATTCCTCGCGCAAGCCATCGTCCGCTCGGCAATCTCCTAGACAAGTTATATCTGGTACTATAGCAATATCACGCATAACAATTTTATATGCTAGCACCCAGTTGCGCGTCGGTAGGCAAGGCGTTGACCCTCCGCAGTTTGTATTAAGGTGCCCCTGACTCTGAGGGGCTGAAACGTACGTATTGCAGTCGTTGGCTCTTTCTATCTAAGTACGAGAGAGCAATGACATGAGCGTATTAGCTTCGCTTCCATATTCAGGGAAACGACCCAATCGCTCGTTTTTTCTCTTTAGCACTTTATCTAGGTTGTCTGCTTTCCTTTATATAGCAATATGATAGCTAGTTTGGTATTAATAGTGAAAGTATAAAAGCAAGCGATGCGTTGGCAGAAAAACGCGCAAATCGCGCTATATTAAATTGTTATACGACTAAATTATGAATTCCAGTATTGCTGAAAATATTAGAAAGCACGGATGGCAGTATCAGTCCGTGTTCGACGAAAATGAAGAACTGCCAAGCTTCGCATACTCCATTGGCTTTGAAGAATCGTATTCACACCCTGAAATTATGATTTTCGGTCTATCAAAAGATGTCATGCACTCGCTACTTTCTAATCTGGCCACTGATATTAAAAGTGGCGTTGTTTTTCAACCTAACGAAAAAGTTAAGGAAGTATTGAATGGCAATTTTGAAGTCATGTTTAAAAGGATGAAAACTGAATTTCAGTCTGAATACGCCGGGACTGCGAAAGACTACTATCAAAAACCATTTGAAGTTCTGGTGATGCTCTGGCCTGATAAAAACAATGTTTTACCCTGTGAGCAAGGTTGTCAGCTAACTGTTCAGGCTGAAGCGGTAAAAGTCGTATAACAAACCGCTGTAGTCGGTCGCAAGCTCCCTGGGACAATAACACGTGGGCTCAGTCGCTTCGCTCCAATTTTAGCCCACGTATTATTGCCCCTAAGCGGGGCGTTATGCGCCACCACTGAAACAAGGACGTTTATGTCATTCAAATATACTTTAAATTTCTCGGTCATTTTCGCTTTATTAGTACCATTTTACTCTGTTGATGCTAGCGAGATGACTAAGAAAAAAGTTCAGAAAGACGATGTCAGCATCAACTATCACTTTATGGACAAGGACTCCATTCAAAAAGAAGAAGAAATAAGTGAATTAGTATCTAAAGCTTTTGAAATTTATACGGAGCTATTTGGTGGATTGCCAAGAGATCTGTCTGGAGATGAATACTCCGAAATTGATATCCATGTAAAGCAGGGTAAGTATTTAGGGGCGAAGCCGATCCTAAATTGATCATGTTGACATGGTCAGATGGAAATATGTTTGGTTTCGGTGGCTGGAAGACCGTATTGCTTCATGAGATTTTCCATTTATGGAGTGCAGAATCTATAAGATATAAAGACGGGCGCGAGCATTGGTTTAACGAAGGTTTTACCGAATACTACGCTTTCAAGACTGCTCTGCAACTTGGGCTTATTTCCGCTGATGAAGCGACATCAATCGCAGCTTTTCCCATTGGATATTATTCAGCCTCAAACGGGCTGGGAAAGATTTCGATGCGTGATGCGGGTAAAAGCAATGAGACTAAATTTGAAAACTATTTCCTTGTTTATCATGGCGGCTGGGTTGTAGCTATGATTCTAGACCACGAAATTCGCTTAAAAACTAATGGGGCTAAAAGCCTTGATGATCTCATGACATACATGTACTTGAATTATCCGAGACATAAAAAACTGTACAGTACTGAGGATATTGTATTGGGCCTGGAAAAAACAACAGGTATAAACTTTTCTGATTTTATAAATCAATATGTTATTGGTGTACAAACTATACCCGTATCTGACTACTTCAACTTGAGCAACGCCATTTGGAGTTATAAATTCAATAAGCATAATAAATCGAATTATAAGTACCTTTATCAAACACTGGGTATAAAAAGCAAAGAGCAATAATATAAAAGGAGCATAACAAGGTGTTAAAGGCGGATTTGAAAAGGTTGGCTTGATTCCGCTTCGCTCCAAAGTTTAGCCAACTATTACTAACCGCTTAACCCGGCGTTATGTGACTGAATTAGATGGTGTATTTAGGCCGATAGGGGTAATAGGTGGCGGACTAACAATCCCCATGGCGATTGTGATTTCTGTAGTCCTTCTGTTGTTTTTGTTGCGTTACGTTAGTATTAGATTGGTTCCATCGGATCAAGACAGCACTAAGGAGGTGCCTATGGTTAAAACATTAAAAGCTCGTACTCGTATTTTTTTAAGCTCAGTAGTTGAAAGTTTATGGGCTACAGGAGTCGGGGTCGTTGCAGGACACCTATCGACCTAAGTACATCATTCACATAACAAAACACTAAAGGCGCTCGCGCTGCTCGCTGGGACGATAACACATGGGCTGCGTCACTTCGTTCCTAATTTTAGCCAATTTGTTATCGCCCATTAGTGGGGTGTTGACCGTCTGCTCCTTGTCTGAAGCTGAACAGCAAGCCTGGTTCAGAGAGGGGTTGCATAGTGCCAGGAGTAGACATTTTCGGTAATCTAAAAATACGATATTCTTTCATAAATTATAAATTTATTAGCATAGGAAAGTGCCTTGAGAGCATTAGTTTTCACCTTTTTCATGTTCAGTACCTTTCTCGGCTACTGCGAATCAGTAGAAATCACTCGAAGTAAAATAGTTAACGTTACGGAAAAAGCGACATCTAGAGCTTACCCACTTTATATAAAAACACCTCGCTCTTACTCTTCCAAGACAAACAAAGTTTATCCTGTAATCTATTTAACTGATGCTCCTTACGCATTTCAGCTAGTCTCTGCCGTTACCCGTCCTTCTATGAATAGTGGCCTGTTAGAAGAGGCGATAATTGTTGGTATTTCGTATGAAGAAGGCTCTAGAGGCTCTTCGAGTCGAGTCAGAGATTATACGCCCAGTAATGCATCAGAATGGAAAATGGAAACAGGTAATGCGGAAAACTATTTGAATTTTGTTCGAAGTGAGGTTTTCCCTTACATAGAAAAGCATTTTAGAGTTGACGCCTCGAACCGAACCTTCGCAGGTCATTCTTTAGGTGGACTTCTTGGCGCTTACACCTTATTCAAACACCCTGACATGTTTAATAATTATATTCTAGGAAGTCCATCGGTTTGGTTTAACGATAATGAAATTCTTGCATCAACAACAGCCACTCCTACGCGCGAAACAAAGGTGTACTTATCTGTTGGGAGTTTAGAGCAGCCATATTTTGGTGAACCACAAGACATGGTCGCAGGAGCTAGGAGACTAGCTAAAAAGATAGGTGAAGATAGAAGTGAAAAGGTTGTTCTTAAGTTTCAAGTCATTGAGGGGCTAGACATACGACAGCATTCCCAACAACTTTGAGCCAAGGACTAGACTGGATTCATGGAAAGCATTAATGGGCATTTGTAGATAGTATCCTGCTGAGCGTCTACTGACTGTTAACGAGAGAGTGTAAAAATAACTGTGTAAATGGCATTCTTATCAACTCCTTAGAAGGATATCAGAATGCCAATATCAGACAAACTCATCGACCAACTGCTTGACGACTGTGATTCACCAGAAGACATTTTAGGCGAAGCTGGCCTGCTCAAGCAGCTTACCAAGAAGGTTGCTGAACGAGCGTTAGAAGCCGAAATGGAAGCCCATCCGGGCTACGCGCCCAACGATGCGGCTGGTAACAACAGCGGCAACTCTCGCAACGGTAAAACGAAGAAGAGTGTTCGCAGCACCAATGGTGATGTTGAACTCCATATTCCACGCGATCGCAACGGCAGTTTTGACCCCAAGTTAGTACGCAAAGGCGAACATCAGCTAAACGGATTTGATGAGCGCATTGTTGCCCTTTACGCGCGCGGCATGACCACGCGGGATATTCAGGCTTACCTTGAAGAAGCTTACGGTGTTGAGGTCTCTGCCACCTTCATATCGCAGGTAACGAACGCGGTGATGGACGAGGTTAAGGCCTGGCAGCATCGGCCGCTGGAAAAGCTTTACCCGGTGGTTTATCTCGACTGTTTAGTGGTTCGTAGTCGTGACTCTGGCGTGGTACAAAATAAATCCGTGTATCTGGCGCTTGGCATTAATACCGACGGTGAAAAAGAGTTATTAGGTCTGTGGATGGCCCAAACTGAGGGCGCCAAGTTCTGGTTGTCGGTGATGAACGAGCTTAAAAATCGTGGTGTGGAGGATATCTTCATCGCCTGCTGTGATGGCCTCAAAGGCTTCCCGGAAGCCATTGAAGCGGTATACCCGAAAACACAGGTGCAGCTGTGTATCGTGCATCAAATTCGCCACTCGCTGCGCTACGTGAACTGGAAGCAGCGTAAGATTATCGCGGCGGATTTAAAACTGATTTATGGTGCGGCCACTCGTGCTGAAGCCGAGCAGGCCCTCGAGCTTTTTGCAGAAAAATGGGATTGCGAACACCCGACCATCAGCCGCTCCTGGCGGGCGAACTGGGAACGTTTATGCGTATTCTTCGATTATCCGGTCGAGATACGCAAGGCCATTTACACCACCAATGCGATTGAGTCGCTGAACGCGTCCCTGCGAAAAATCACCAAGACCCGCCGGTCGTTCCCGAACGACGAAGCCGTCATGAAGGTGTTGTACCTAGCCTTGCATCAGGCTTCGAAAAAGTGGACGATGCCCATACGCAACTGGAAACCGGCCATGGCGCAGTTCGAGATTATGTACCAGGATCGGATTTAACAGTGCAATCAGCCATTTACACAAAATATTTTACAGTCTCGTTAACGAGCGACTTGCTCGTACGTAAACCAGCCTTTGACAAAAAGATGCTAGGTTCTTTTGCGATTTACTTTTTTACGCCTTTACCGATCTTTTTCTCTAAATTATTCAATCGCGTTTTATAAGCACCGTTCTCAACATTTTCTTCATAGCTCATAGCTCATCGCTAACGCTTTCTTCCTCATCTTAAGCGCCATGGCTAAATCGCCTTTAGCTTCATTGTCCACTACCCCTAAACTGAGACAGACTTAATTGGAGTTTTCTGCAATGATTAATGCAGGAGACGACAATGAAAAAATCACGCTTTACTGAATCACAGATCATCGCTGTGTTGAAAGAAGTCGATGCCGGAATGAAGGTTGAAGAGGTGTGCCGCCAGCACGGTATCAGCAATGCAACTTACTACAATTGGAAATCCAAGTACGGTGGGATGGAAGCCTCTGACGTTAAACGGTTAAAAGAGCTTGAAGAGGAAAATGCCAAGCTCAAGAAGATGTATGCCGATGTCAGTCTGGAAAACCATGCTATTAAGGAGTTGGTCGCAAAAAAGGGTTGGTGACAGCAGAGAAACGAGAGTGCGTCAGCGTATTGGTTGGTGCGGGGCTGAGTATCGTAAAGGCTTGCCTGTTTGTTGGTATTGGCCGTTCGACCTTCTATCGCCCCCAACGAGACTGGCGCAAAGCAGATGCTGCTGTCATTGATGCCATCAATGCAGAATTGAAGAAGTCGCCACGGGCGGGATTCTGGAAGTGTTTTGGGCGTATGCGTTTTAAAGGCTTTGCCTTCAATCACAAACGCGTTTATCGCGTGTACTGCCAGATGGGGCTGAACCTGAAGCGCAGAACCAAGCGTGTGTTGCCCAAGCGGATAGCTCAGCCCCTGGAAGTGCTTGCTCGGGTTAATCATCAGTGGGCACTGGATTTTATGCACGACACACTTTATTGCGGTAAACGCTTTAGAACGTTGAATGTGGTGGATGAAGGTACAAGAGAGTGCCTCGCCATCGAAGTGGATACCTCTTTGCCTGCGGGCCGTGTGGTGCGCTTGCTAGAGCAACTCAAGGCCGAGCGCGGATTGCCCAAGCAGCTGCGCGTCGACAACGGCCCGGAACTGATATCAGCGACGCTGGCGGATTGGTGCGAAACGCACAATATCAAACTGATTTACATCC harbors:
- a CDS encoding Dabb family protein — protein: MVYFWLKNPESEADQQALVEGLNSLREIEHIQALHVGVPADTAPRDVIDSSYQVSEMMMFKSIDDQNAYQNHPLHKKFIEEYSHLWKKVVVYDSVSALPPSG
- a CDS encoding transposase, which translates into the protein MPRPRKCLINLSETPYYHCVSRCVRSAYLCGVDKLTRKSYEHRRGWVEKRLLFLADVFCVDVCAYAVMSNHTHVVLHINKEKADSLSVSEVIRRWHKLYKGMLLAQRYINPAESDALSAAEKETVRDLAEVYRNRLFDISWFMRLLNEYIARHANKEDGCTGHFWEGRFKSQALMDEAALAACMAYVDLNPVRACLANTPEESTHTSIKKRIEAAKSHYQPTRLFPFAGNPRANMPAGLPFRLEEYFALVEQTGRYFHPEKRGKIGDTASPILIRVGLQHADWTAFVCAIETEFKTTVCLEKLKSARKKNLKYNFA
- a CDS encoding bestrophin-like domain; the encoded protein is MILLYSFSSLLIVAVLFSAIVLTNEVGFRLGRFVQRHTDEEVKSYTGSIQASILGLLALLLGFTFSMAMQRFDQRSMALIDEANAIGTVQLRVELLPAQMQPTAEKLLDTYLDLRLAVATLPMNEQDEQQSLLTQTSQLQQKLWQLVREAAEQDPRPVTTGMMITALNAMFDAQGKRNAVLHMQVPQIVLLVLFAVFTIAGGMMGYSAGLSGHRIIMPILLVALIITLIVFLIIDLDRPRQGIIQVDQHPMMALPRLSET
- a CDS encoding endonuclease/exonuclease/phosphatase family protein, whose translation is MLLTLWLSTLFLILITLIPLSRQSHWIVRGMDFPRVQIASCLGVILVADLILLDLSSIFTWGLVLLAAICLAYQLWWILPYTPLWKSEVKSIDAEIKDEDKIRIMTSNVLTPNRKAHLLIELVEKHQPDVLVTLESDQWWEDHLKPIESSMPHTVKCPLDNLYGMHLYSRLPIKDVDLKYLVEEDVPSIHCLIQMRNGHKIRAHFVHPAPPSPTENEESSERDAELIIVGRSVANSDEPTIVTGDLNDVAWSPTTHLFRKVSKLLDPRIGRGMFNTFHATYPFLRWPLDHIFHSDHFTLSHMQRLPWIGSDHFPLLTEMAFQPVVGAPQQGVESDEDDEEQADDIVDDEDVSKEDVPNPGSK
- a CDS encoding DUF4262 domain-containing protein — protein: MNSSIAENIRKHGWQYQSVFDENEELPSFAYSIGFEESYSHPEIMIFGLSKDVMHSLLSNLATDIKSGVVFQPNEKVKEVLNGNFEVMFKRMKTEFQSEYAGTAKDYYQKPFEVLVMLWPDKNNVLPCEQGCQLTVQAEAVKVV
- a CDS encoding M61 family metallopeptidase, which gives rise to MFGFGGWKTVLLHEIFHLWSAESIRYKDGREHWFNEGFTEYYAFKTALQLGLISADEATSIAAFPIGYYSASNGLGKISMRDAGKSNETKFENYFLVYHGGWVVAMILDHEIRLKTNGAKSLDDLMTYMYLNYPRHKKLYSTEDIVLGLEKTTGINFSDFINQYVIGVQTIPVSDYFNLSNAIWSYKFNKHNKSNYKYLYQTLGIKSKEQ
- a CDS encoding alpha/beta hydrolase — translated: MRALVFTFFMFSTFLGYCESVEITRSKIVNVTEKATSRAYPLYIKTPRSYSSKTNKVYPVIYLTDAPYAFQLVSAVTRPSMNSGLLEEAIIVGISYEEGSRGSSSRVRDYTPSNASEWKMETGNAENYLNFVRSEVFPYIEKHFRVDASNRTFAGHSLGGLLGAYTLFKHPDMFNNYILGSPSVWFNDNEILASTTATPTRETKVYLSVGSLEQPYFGEPQDMVAGARRLAKKIGEDRSEKVVLKFQVIEGLDIRQHSQQL
- a CDS encoding IS256 family transposase, producing the protein MPISDKLIDQLLDDCDSPEDILGEAGLLKQLTKKVAERALEAEMEAHPGYAPNDAAGNNSGNSRNGKTKKSVRSTNGDVELHIPRDRNGSFDPKLVRKGEHQLNGFDERIVALYARGMTTRDIQAYLEEAYGVEVSATFISQVTNAVMDEVKAWQHRPLEKLYPVVYLDCLVVRSRDSGVVQNKSVYLALGINTDGEKELLGLWMAQTEGAKFWLSVMNELKNRGVEDIFIACCDGLKGFPEAIEAVYPKTQVQLCIVHQIRHSLRYVNWKQRKIIAADLKLIYGAATRAEAEQALELFAEKWDCEHPTISRSWRANWERLCVFFDYPVEIRKAIYTTNAIESLNASLRKITKTRRSFPNDEAVMKVLYLALHQASKKWTMPIRNWKPAMAQFEIMYQDRI
- a CDS encoding IS3 family transposase (programmed frameshift), yielding MKKSRFTESQIIAVLKEVDAGMKVEEVCRQHGISNATYYNWKSKYGGMEASDVKRLKELEEENAKLKKMYADVSLENHAIKELVGKKGLVTAEKRECVSVLVGAGLSIVKACLFVGIGRSTFYRPQRDWRKADAAVIDAINAELKKSPRAGFWKCFGRMRFKGFAFNHKRVYRVYCQMGLNLKRRTKRVLPKRIAQPLEVLARVNHQWALDFMHDTLYCGKRFRTLNVVDEGTRECLAIEVDTSLPAGRVVRLLEQLKAERGLPKQLRVDNGPELISATLADWCETHNIKLIYIQPGKPQQNGFVERFNGSFRREFLDAYLFETIYQVREMAWVWQLDYNEERTHESLGDLPPAAYRAKLENSNLELCH